From a single Fusobacterium ulcerans ATCC 49185 genomic region:
- the moaA gene encoding GTP 3',8-cyclase MoaA, protein MIDKIGREIEYLRLSITDRCNLRCQYCMSERNMNFLPREELLTFEEIKRTVKILGKIGIKKIRLTGGEPLVRKNFTDILKNISSVEEIEEISLTTNGLLLGEHFESLMKNRLKKINISLDTLNPVLYKEITRGGSLEKVLENIFKAIELGVERIKLNIVLIKEKNDNEIMDFVKFSETYPVDIRFIELMPIGEGKNFVSVSNDEVIKIIQKERELFPINEKIGSGPAKYFKSSFSKGNIGFITPLSHSFCDKCNRIRLTPDGFLKLCLHWNKGINLKRIMRSGTTDEELEKIIFNAIYNKPEHHSMDEDIKENIDKRKMNQIGG, encoded by the coding sequence ATGATAGATAAAATAGGAAGAGAAATAGAATACTTGAGGCTTTCCATTACTGACAGATGTAATCTTAGATGCCAATATTGTATGAGCGAAAGAAATATGAATTTTCTTCCAAGAGAAGAACTTCTTACTTTTGAAGAAATAAAAAGAACAGTAAAAATTCTTGGTAAAATTGGAATAAAAAAAATACGTCTTACTGGTGGAGAACCCTTAGTAAGAAAAAATTTCACTGACATACTAAAAAATATTAGTTCTGTTGAAGAAATTGAAGAGATAAGTTTAACAACTAATGGATTACTTCTTGGAGAACATTTTGAATCACTTATGAAAAATAGATTAAAAAAAATAAACATAAGTTTGGATACTTTAAATCCTGTTCTGTACAAAGAAATTACAAGAGGGGGTTCCCTTGAGAAAGTTCTTGAAAATATTTTTAAAGCAATAGAATTAGGTGTGGAAAGAATAAAACTAAATATAGTACTTATCAAAGAAAAAAATGATAATGAGATTATGGATTTTGTCAAATTCAGTGAAACTTATCCAGTAGATATTCGCTTCATCGAACTTATGCCTATTGGTGAAGGAAAAAACTTTGTTTCTGTTTCTAATGATGAAGTTATCAAAATAATTCAAAAAGAGAGAGAACTATTTCCTATTAATGAAAAAATCGGCTCTGGCCCTGCTAAATATTTTAAAAGTAGTTTTTCCAAAGGAAACATAGGATTTATAACTCCATTATCACATAGTTTTTGTGACAAATGTAATCGAATAAGACTGACTCCTGATGGATTTTTAAAATTATGTCTCCATTGGAACAAAGGGATTAATTTAAAAAGAATCATGAGAAGTGGAACAACTGATGAAGAACTGGAAAAAATTATTTTTAATGCTATATACAATAAACCTGAACATCATAGTATGGATGAAGATATCAAAGAAAACATAGATAAAAGAAAAATGAATCAAATAGGAGGATAA